From one Chlamydiifrater phoenicopteri genomic stretch:
- a CDS encoding sodium:solute symporter family protein: MNVALFLSCLLILQGACLLIARGNHSSQNHREFFLADRSVGWFPLTMTFLATQIGGGSLIGLSEEAYRYGYSAIFLAMGTVIGFFILGIGPGRKLAASSYNSILDVFSDYYASSKLRRIAFFLSVGSLFCILSAQLIALYKLCSAVPYGSWLVLTLWIMLAWYTAQGGLRAVIKTDIIQVLFIILAISYVCLKLASAPLATIITPLLDSASLPKSSLISGLFVPLIFMFIEQDMMQRCLAAKSKKIVSISTILAGLLLAGFQLIPIWMGVTAKKMAPTLAGGSAILEMTQRVCGGSVSAILCSVIVVAILSTADSLINSISQLLSSDIPLIQKKPKLSSFLLPMTAFLLVPFQQSVFRCILIGYGLSVCCLSVPVLACFLGYRASKASAFAAVLSGGIIYLLSLLEFISGSEITAWCGSLCAFSLIELGRKFLPSTQLKAKTSEK; the protein is encoded by the coding sequence ATGAACGTTGCTCTATTTTTATCCTGCTTGCTAATCCTTCAAGGAGCTTGTCTATTGATCGCTCGAGGAAACCACTCTTCTCAAAATCATCGAGAATTCTTCCTTGCAGACCGAAGCGTCGGTTGGTTCCCCCTTACAATGACCTTCTTAGCTACCCAAATTGGCGGCGGCTCTCTAATTGGTCTATCTGAAGAAGCGTATCGATATGGATACTCTGCAATATTCTTAGCCATGGGAACCGTTATCGGCTTTTTTATCTTGGGAATAGGCCCCGGAAGAAAATTAGCTGCAAGCTCTTATAATTCTATACTAGACGTTTTTAGCGATTATTATGCTTCATCAAAGCTAAGACGTATCGCCTTCTTCCTTTCTGTGGGATCTCTGTTCTGCATACTCTCAGCACAGTTAATAGCCCTCTACAAACTCTGTTCCGCCGTTCCCTATGGATCATGGCTAGTTTTAACCCTCTGGATCATGCTCGCTTGGTACACCGCTCAAGGAGGCTTGCGCGCTGTTATTAAAACAGACATTATTCAAGTACTATTTATTATCCTTGCAATCTCATATGTGTGCCTAAAATTAGCCTCTGCTCCCCTTGCTACAATAATTACTCCCCTCTTAGATTCCGCTTCTCTTCCCAAAAGCAGTTTGATCTCAGGATTGTTTGTACCTTTAATCTTTATGTTCATCGAACAGGATATGATGCAACGCTGTTTAGCCGCGAAATCTAAGAAAATCGTCAGCATCTCTACGATCCTTGCAGGCCTATTGCTCGCAGGCTTTCAATTAATCCCTATATGGATGGGCGTCACCGCTAAAAAGATGGCGCCCACCTTAGCCGGCGGCAGCGCAATTCTTGAAATGACCCAGCGAGTATGTGGCGGCAGTGTATCAGCTATTCTCTGCTCCGTAATTGTCGTAGCCATCCTTTCCACGGCGGATTCCCTTATCAATTCTATTTCCCAACTGCTGAGTTCCGACATACCCTTAATACAAAAAAAGCCCAAGCTAAGCAGCTTTTTACTCCCCATGACAGCCTTTCTGCTTGTTCCATTTCAACAAAGCGTTTTTCGCTGTATATTAATAGGCTACGGATTGTCTGTCTGCTGCTTATCTGTTCCCGTATTAGCATGCTTTTTGGGTTACAGAGCTTCTAAAGCATCAGCCTTTGCTGCGGTGCTCTCGGGAGGGATTATATACCTACTCTCTTTGCTAGAATTCATCTCTGGATCGGAAATTACCGCTTGGTGCGGCTCTCTATGCGCCTTTTCCCTGATAGAACTAGGGAGAAAGTTTTTGCCCTCTACTCAGCTGAAAGCAAAAACTTCAGAGAAATAA
- a CDS encoding DUF1389 domain-containing protein: MFSSRKDSATISEKSTSFCDLLGPFKRMKTSEIVASTASKVIAVVVALFLGCAFIFGLTSLATVVFFFIVIILAGVLFACARIYSSKECDRRFFNFSSSKIDESVSEIKSGYESSRLSFDSRFKKMFRGRGEKGEDTGRKSLEESFRKRVSSGGEDKTRTSKPLYEEKRDEKSKVDRRKIPGVRFPDPSIEKAMEKALSSPEALGKASPGFFDEVIHSMEILPGFKEFIIREKLSVEEVFELFLSIHSLVTKRDGFWEGCLSPNLYNKARSFGIESLREEAKLTFSQGVSFFQIKALYESSCPFYFLSEFLKIGLTEEALIGLKEPHKLGGHVSLSTIAAYSVSRLGLSEKKDTIFSRKFWALSLCMKPLELIYTEMCRNYYLKDKARCSLCAKSILDAFCEYFSRAGRAERFGVSFDEISEEDLMLLCEHGISFRGICWLSVLKVEQVDMLSHLSNHEGRNILADWMLSFGERLFFVFGRNTLHRSSLLMDLFSSQVVSGSNTVEIEAIPRAKSIRGITWKELEVLAWKWETERVAEFLSQLEGDKICIRRCDLQEWYTPIRVYGDNDLSFRFSINPRTSRQQARGLSWTNWNRSVYRRGRLRIEES; encoded by the coding sequence ATGTTCTCTAGTCGTAAAGATTCAGCAACAATTTCTGAAAAATCAACAAGTTTCTGTGATTTATTAGGGCCTTTTAAGCGAATGAAAACTAGTGAAATAGTTGCTAGTACTGCTTCCAAGGTCATTGCAGTTGTGGTAGCTTTGTTTTTAGGATGTGCGTTTATCTTTGGGTTAACGTCTTTAGCTACGGTGGTTTTTTTCTTTATTGTGATAATCCTAGCAGGGGTTCTCTTTGCTTGTGCCCGAATTTATAGTTCCAAAGAATGCGATCGTAGGTTCTTTAATTTTTCTTCATCAAAAATTGATGAAAGTGTGTCCGAAATAAAAAGTGGTTATGAGTCTTCTAGACTTTCATTTGATTCGAGGTTTAAGAAGATGTTTCGTGGAAGAGGTGAAAAGGGAGAAGATACGGGAAGAAAATCTCTCGAAGAAAGTTTTAGAAAAAGAGTTTCTTCAGGAGGAGAGGATAAAACAAGGACTTCGAAACCTCTTTATGAAGAAAAAAGAGATGAAAAAAGTAAAGTTGATCGAAGAAAGATTCCAGGTGTAAGGTTTCCAGATCCTTCTATTGAAAAAGCTATGGAAAAGGCTTTATCTTCTCCAGAAGCTTTAGGAAAAGCTTCTCCTGGATTTTTTGATGAAGTTATCCACTCAATGGAGATTCTTCCAGGTTTTAAAGAGTTCATTATAAGAGAGAAGCTTTCAGTTGAAGAAGTTTTTGAGCTTTTCCTTAGCATTCATTCTCTGGTTACTAAGAGGGATGGTTTTTGGGAGGGGTGTTTATCTCCTAATTTGTATAACAAAGCTCGATCCTTTGGTATTGAAAGTTTGAGAGAAGAAGCAAAGTTGACTTTTTCTCAAGGAGTCTCTTTTTTTCAAATAAAAGCGCTGTACGAATCTTCTTGCCCGTTTTACTTTTTATCAGAGTTTCTGAAGATTGGGTTGACGGAAGAAGCTCTTATAGGACTTAAAGAGCCCCATAAGTTAGGAGGCCATGTTTCTTTGTCTACTATAGCTGCTTACAGTGTGTCAAGGTTAGGACTTTCAGAGAAAAAGGATACGATTTTTTCAAGAAAGTTTTGGGCTCTCAGCCTTTGTATGAAACCTCTAGAACTTATCTATACAGAAATGTGTAGAAATTATTATCTGAAAGATAAGGCTAGATGTAGCCTTTGTGCTAAGAGTATTTTAGATGCGTTCTGTGAGTATTTTTCTAGAGCTGGAAGGGCTGAAAGATTTGGTGTTTCTTTCGACGAAATATCCGAAGAAGACTTGATGTTGCTTTGTGAGCATGGAATAAGCTTCAGAGGTATTTGTTGGTTATCAGTTTTGAAAGTTGAACAGGTAGATATGCTCTCACATTTATCCAATCACGAAGGAAGGAATATTTTGGCTGATTGGATGTTGTCTTTCGGGGAGAGATTGTTCTTTGTTTTTGGTAGAAATACGCTGCACCGTTCTAGTTTGTTAATGGATTTGTTTTCATCTCAAGTTGTTTCAGGAAGCAATACAGTGGAAATAGAAGCGATTCCTCGAGCAAAGTCTATTAGAGGTATTACTTGGAAGGAATTGGAGGTACTTGCTTGGAAGTGGGAGACAGAGCGTGTCGCAGAATTTTTAAGTCAATTAGAGGGAGATAAAATTTGCATACGACGTTGTGATCTTCAGGAGTGGTATACCCCAATTAGAGTGTATGGAGATAATGACTTAAGCTTTCGTTTTTCAATAAACCCTAGAACCTCTAGGCAGCAAGCAAGAGGCCTTTCGTGGACGAACTGGAACAGATCTGTATATAGGAGAGGAAGATTGAGGATAGAAGAGAGCTAA
- a CDS encoding DUF1389 domain-containing protein: MKLEPFFYKSSSEVFKNSNSSPVLMTPYRKSKTYEEVCGLVLGIMFSTLFLLAGVIMFSELSTFGFFLLSLSIIFSGLLFACSRICMTSDSDRIGSKFLGPQKNIRRFPREELSFERVNLSSLIRGLRRGDDFCETNKTKEYVKEGLLLDSQGAKDVFYKRVAFHKKKLLEETASLSTEKAMEGMTASPTSSPGFLTEVVCSINTVPAFKKFIFQKNLVVEEVLELLCNTHHFSTKSENFLRKHLTSSLYEKVLLYGVDSLKREACLRLPYTTPFSFSDFSLENHCPFYFLSEFLKIGLTEEALFDLQSPHKLGEELSLATIAAYSVSRLGLSVKGDNIFSRKYWILSHCIKLYGTVYNKMQESCFSKDWSGFFNQANLLCSVFDNSLSKELEMDGLGVSPGDLSPEDFILLCEHGISFEGICLLSTLRIEYLDMLSDLSNRDGRNILADWMLSFGEKMFFVSGKNKLYRSRLLEVFFNQILLNQKTFNRTLKGSKKSLQVKSIRGITWKELRILGWKWSADRVASFISRLEGEEIYIRNCEEQRWYASVRFYSGQCR, encoded by the coding sequence ATGAAGTTAGAGCCTTTTTTTTATAAATCCTCCTCAGAAGTATTTAAGAATTCAAACAGTTCTCCGGTTTTGATGACTCCTTATAGAAAATCAAAAACTTATGAAGAGGTTTGTGGTTTAGTGTTAGGAATTATGTTTTCGACTTTATTTTTATTAGCCGGGGTCATAATGTTTTCCGAACTATCCACATTTGGATTTTTTTTGCTATCCCTTTCAATAATTTTTTCGGGGCTTCTTTTTGCCTGTTCCAGAATTTGCATGACTTCTGACAGCGATAGGATTGGCTCTAAATTTTTAGGTCCGCAGAAAAACATTAGGCGCTTCCCTAGAGAAGAGCTTAGTTTTGAGAGAGTCAACTTATCATCTTTAATTAGGGGGTTAAGAAGGGGTGATGATTTTTGTGAAACAAATAAGACTAAGGAATACGTTAAGGAGGGTCTTCTTCTTGATTCTCAAGGAGCTAAAGATGTTTTTTACAAAAGAGTAGCGTTTCATAAAAAGAAACTCCTAGAAGAAACTGCTAGCTTATCAACTGAAAAAGCTATGGAGGGAATGACTGCTTCTCCAACTTCTTCTCCAGGATTTTTGACCGAAGTTGTTTGTTCTATAAATACTGTTCCGGCGTTCAAAAAATTTATTTTTCAAAAGAACCTTGTAGTCGAGGAGGTACTTGAACTTTTGTGCAACACACACCACTTTTCTACAAAAAGCGAGAATTTTTTAAGAAAACATTTGACTTCAAGCTTGTATGAAAAAGTTTTGCTATACGGTGTGGACTCTCTGAAAAGAGAGGCCTGCTTGCGTCTTCCCTACACCACGCCCTTCTCCTTTTCGGATTTTTCGCTTGAAAACCATTGTCCATTTTATTTTCTTTCGGAGTTTTTAAAGATAGGATTAACAGAAGAAGCCTTATTTGATCTACAAAGTCCTCATAAATTAGGGGAGGAGCTGTCTTTGGCAACGATTGCTGCCTACAGCGTATCAAGATTGGGGCTTTCTGTTAAAGGCGATAATATTTTTTCTAGGAAGTACTGGATTCTTTCTCATTGTATAAAGCTTTATGGGACTGTTTATAACAAAATGCAGGAATCTTGTTTTTCAAAGGATTGGAGTGGCTTCTTTAATCAAGCCAATCTTCTTTGTAGCGTATTTGATAACAGCTTATCCAAGGAGCTAGAAATGGATGGACTCGGAGTATCTCCCGGGGACCTGTCTCCAGAAGACTTTATCTTGCTTTGTGAACATGGGATAAGTTTTGAAGGGATCTGCCTTTTGTCAACCTTAAGGATTGAATATCTGGATATGCTTAGTGATCTTTCTAATCGTGATGGAAGAAATATTTTGGCTGATTGGATGTTATCTTTTGGTGAGAAGATGTTTTTCGTCTCGGGAAAGAACAAGTTGTATCGTTCCAGATTGTTAGAAGTATTTTTTAACCAGATTCTCTTAAATCAAAAAACTTTCAACAGGACGTTGAAAGGATCAAAAAAGAGTCTTCAAGTAAAATCTATCAGGGGTATTACTTGGAAGGAGTTACGAATTCTTGGATGGAAATGGAGTGCAGATCGCGTAGCTAGTTTTATTAGTCGATTGGAAGGAGAAGAGATTTATATACGGAATTGCGAAGAGCAGCGGTGGTATGCTTCGGTTAGATTTTATAGCGGCCAATGTAGGTAG